A genomic region of Leptolyngbya sp. NIES-2104 contains the following coding sequences:
- a CDS encoding class I SAM-dependent RNA methyltransferase, which translates to MNQYFATVARGLETIAVQELEQLGASQVEPGFCGVSFSGDLALLYRVNLWARLPFRILMKLHEFPCQDAEDLYQGVRSIDWSSYLTTDMTLAVSATGKTKQLNHTHFTALQVKNAIVDQQQDQFSDRSNVELQSPDLQINVHLDQDRCTVSLDSSGESLHRRGYRPAVGAAPLKESLAAALIQLSEWQPEQFFYDPLCGSGTLPLEASLKALNVAPGLFRERFGFETWLDADLTLLEDLIQAAETSQLEQLPAPIWGSDRSADVIDQAMVNATQCGVSNHVYFTTLDLSDVTAPSDSGVLFCNPPYGERLGRDSDLGAFYKRLGDVLKQEFKGWTAFVLSGNKELAQSIGLRSSQRFAVYNGALPCQLMKYELY; encoded by the coding sequence ATGAATCAATATTTTGCTACTGTTGCACGGGGGCTAGAAACGATCGCAGTCCAAGAATTAGAACAGTTAGGTGCAAGTCAAGTCGAACCAGGATTTTGTGGAGTCTCATTTAGCGGTGATCTTGCTCTTCTGTATCGAGTCAATCTCTGGGCGCGACTGCCGTTTCGCATCTTAATGAAGCTGCATGAGTTTCCTTGCCAAGATGCAGAAGACCTTTATCAAGGCGTACGATCGATTGATTGGTCGTCGTATCTCACTACTGATATGACCTTAGCGGTAAGTGCCACAGGTAAAACGAAGCAGCTTAATCATACGCATTTCACCGCGCTTCAAGTCAAAAACGCGATCGTGGATCAGCAGCAAGATCAGTTCAGCGATCGCTCCAATGTTGAACTGCAATCCCCAGATTTGCAAATCAATGTTCATCTCGATCAAGATCGATGTACCGTAAGCCTCGATAGTTCAGGTGAGAGTTTGCACCGTCGCGGGTATCGTCCAGCCGTCGGAGCTGCACCGCTGAAGGAATCGTTAGCCGCCGCGCTGATCCAACTTTCTGAGTGGCAACCGGAGCAGTTTTTTTATGATCCACTTTGTGGGTCTGGGACGTTACCTTTAGAAGCAAGTTTGAAAGCGCTCAATGTTGCACCCGGATTGTTTCGAGAGCGATTTGGGTTTGAAACTTGGCTTGATGCGGATTTGACTTTACTAGAAGACTTGATTCAAGCTGCGGAAACCAGTCAGTTAGAACAACTTCCTGCACCAATTTGGGGGAGCGATCGCAGCGCAGACGTAATTGATCAAGCGATGGTAAATGCGACTCAGTGTGGCGTATCGAATCACGTTTATTTTACGACACTTGATTTATCAGACGTGACTGCTCCATCAGACAGCGGCGTTTTATTTTGCAATCCGCCGTATGGTGAACGATTGGGACGAGATAGCGATTTAGGCGCATTCTACAAGCGATTAGGCGATGTTCTAAAGCAGGAATTTAAGGGCTGGACAGCCTTTGTGTTGAGCGGAAATAAGGAATTGGCTCAATCGATCGGACTGCGATCGTCTCAAAGATTCGCAGTCTACAACGGAGCTTTACCCTGTCAGTTAATGAAGTATGAACTCTACTAA
- a CDS encoding DUF1822 family protein, with amino-acid sequence MLNSKLFGNLLLCQLLMIIQRLASPSLLRPRLEIPFQLWGALLENPQWRQQLGQLRFGQSNRAIVQLSRWLQNTIDAGWQTLESLLGNQPDLAYQFRTTAEFSAAIQRIKVLQFGEQTYWLFVGIEPEDALTLLGTQLRSQSKEQEISSAWNQLLRQQKLESKSSSIVTNCCQQ; translated from the coding sequence TTGCTGAATTCCAAGCTGTTTGGCAATTTGCTGCTGTGTCAGTTGCTCATGATAATACAGAGATTAGCAAGTCCGTCACTGCTTCGACCTCGATTAGAAATTCCGTTCCAGCTTTGGGGTGCACTGCTCGAAAATCCACAGTGGCGACAACAGTTAGGACAACTCCGATTCGGTCAATCAAATCGTGCGATCGTTCAATTGTCTCGCTGGTTGCAAAATACGATCGATGCAGGCTGGCAAACATTAGAATCTCTCTTAGGCAATCAACCGGATCTTGCCTATCAATTTAGAACGACTGCTGAGTTCAGTGCTGCGATACAGCGGATTAAAGTGCTGCAATTCGGGGAGCAAACTTACTGGCTATTTGTGGGCATCGAACCTGAAGATGCACTCACCTTACTTGGAACTCAACTGCGATCGCAATCCAAAGAGCAAGAAATTTCGAGCGCTTGGAACCAACTGCTGCGACAACAAAAGCTAGAAAGCAAATCTTCGTCGATCGTCACAAACTGCTGTCAACAGTAG
- a CDS encoding LLM class flavin-dependent oxidoreductase yields MKQLKLGAFMRPVSIHTGAWRYPGAVPDANFNFKVLKQLIQKLEQGKFDAFFMADHLAVLNMPIDALKRSHTVTSFEPLTLLSALAALTEHIGLIATASTTYEQPYHLARRFASLDHISGGRAGWNIVTTYNPDAALNFGLEQELEHSDRYRRAREFYEVVVGLWDSFADDAFVRDVEAGLYFEPEKMHILHHKGDYFSVRGPLNIARPVQGYPVIVQAGASEAGRQLAAETAEVVFSGVNTLEAGQALFADIKNRAQAIGRHPDSIKILPGALVVVGETYEAAEAKRAHLDSLIHYESGISSLNLALGYDVSGFDPDGLLPEIPETNGSHTGRDRIIELAQRDCLTIRQLAQRAASYGGLIFVGTPQSIADEMEQWLCESASDGFNIMFPFVPEGVNEFVDRVIPELQNRGIFRKDYEGTTLRENLGLARPENRFFQPGAGEFDC; encoded by the coding sequence ATGAAGCAACTAAAACTTGGGGCTTTTATGCGTCCCGTGAGCATTCATACAGGCGCTTGGCGTTATCCGGGCGCAGTTCCAGACGCAAACTTCAACTTTAAAGTACTCAAGCAACTCATTCAAAAGCTCGAACAAGGAAAGTTCGATGCCTTTTTTATGGCGGATCATTTGGCAGTGCTAAATATGCCGATCGATGCACTAAAACGGAGTCATACCGTTACATCATTCGAGCCGTTGACTTTGCTGTCTGCGCTGGCTGCCCTCACCGAACATATTGGACTGATCGCGACAGCATCCACCACTTACGAGCAACCGTATCACTTAGCCCGTCGCTTTGCCTCACTCGATCACATTAGCGGCGGTCGGGCAGGCTGGAACATTGTGACGACTTACAATCCAGATGCCGCGCTCAACTTTGGACTAGAGCAAGAACTTGAACATAGCGATCGCTATCGCCGCGCCCGCGAATTTTACGAAGTGGTGGTCGGACTGTGGGACTCGTTTGCGGATGATGCGTTTGTTCGAGATGTGGAAGCTGGACTCTATTTTGAGCCAGAAAAAATGCACATTTTGCATCACAAAGGCGATTATTTTTCGGTGCGCGGTCCTTTGAATATTGCTCGACCGGTTCAAGGCTATCCGGTGATTGTGCAGGCGGGCGCATCTGAAGCAGGGCGGCAATTAGCGGCGGAGACGGCGGAAGTTGTGTTTTCTGGAGTGAATACGCTCGAAGCAGGTCAGGCATTGTTCGCAGATATTAAAAATCGGGCACAAGCGATCGGACGACATCCAGACAGCATCAAAATTCTACCAGGGGCGCTGGTGGTCGTGGGTGAAACGTATGAAGCAGCAGAAGCAAAACGTGCTCACCTCGACAGTTTAATTCATTACGAAAGTGGGATTAGTAGCCTCAATTTAGCGCTAGGCTATGATGTTTCGGGATTTGATCCGGATGGTCTTTTACCGGAGATTCCAGAGACGAATGGCAGTCATACCGGGCGCGATCGCATTATTGAACTAGCTCAACGCGATTGCTTAACGATTCGTCAGTTAGCTCAACGGGCGGCAAGCTATGGCGGGTTGATTTTTGTCGGTACACCACAGTCGATCGCAGATGAGATGGAACAATGGCTGTGTGAATCCGCATCAGATGGCTTCAATATTATGTTTCCGTTTGTGCCTGAAGGCGTGAATGAGTTTGTCGATCGAGTGATTCCAGAGCTTCAGAACCGAGGAATTTTTCGCAAAGATTATGAAGGAACAACGCTGCGTGAAAATCTCGGATTAGCTCGTCCTGAGAATCGCTTTTTTCAGCCTGGAGCAGGAGAATTTGATTGTTAA
- a CDS encoding MarC family protein, giving the protein MELLGAKMLYVQFVSLVVGWQAFAQHLPLTFIAKAFLTLFVIVDPIGLVPLFIALVEGRSPNEQSRIARRAIFVSAGILSTFALVGAFILSYLDISIDAFQVTAGILLFKIGIDMVFAQRERETEEEEKEAQLRQDVSVFPLAIPLIAGPGTLATMLILISEADSYALGEVIVLTDAAIVLAIAYVLLILAKYLAEWLGQTGVNVITRILGVLLAALAVQYIADGAIALLQSGVVEFLQQYQAE; this is encoded by the coding sequence ATGGAATTACTTGGTGCCAAAATGCTCTATGTTCAATTTGTGTCGCTCGTTGTCGGTTGGCAAGCCTTCGCACAACATCTTCCCCTTACGTTTATTGCTAAAGCTTTTTTAACTCTGTTTGTAATTGTCGATCCGATCGGGTTAGTTCCTCTATTTATCGCGCTGGTCGAAGGTCGATCTCCGAATGAACAATCTCGCATTGCAAGACGCGCTATTTTTGTCTCAGCCGGAATTCTCTCGACTTTCGCGCTCGTGGGAGCTTTTATCTTGAGCTATCTTGACATCAGCATTGACGCGTTTCAGGTGACGGCAGGGATTTTGCTGTTCAAGATTGGGATTGATATGGTGTTTGCTCAGCGAGAACGGGAAACGGAAGAAGAAGAAAAAGAAGCGCAACTTCGTCAGGATGTGAGTGTGTTTCCGTTGGCGATTCCTTTGATTGCTGGACCGGGTACGCTGGCGACGATGCTGATTTTGATTAGTGAAGCGGATAGTTATGCACTGGGGGAAGTGATTGTCTTAACGGATGCGGCGATCGTATTAGCGATCGCGTACGTTTTATTAATTCTGGCGAAGTATTTGGCGGAATGGCTGGGACAGACTGGGGTGAATGTGATTACTCGGATTTTAGGGGTTTTGCTGGCAGCGCTGGCAGTTCAATATATTGCTGATGGCGCGATCGCTTTGTTGCAATCGGGTGTAGTTGAATTTTTGCAGCAGTATCAAGCTGAGTGA